GCAGTCGGTCAGCGCGGCCAGGGCCCGGTCGCGGTCGGCGCCGGTGGTGTGCGGCAGCGCGGCCCGCCAGAACCCCGCCGTCCGCTCCTCGACCTCGACCGCGAGCCGCAGCGCGCTCGCCCGGTCGGTCACCGGATAGGGCAGGGCATAGCCGGCGTGGTCGGCGGGGACCTGCTCGCCACCGGAACTGAGCTGCAGGATCAGCGCGTCCCGACGAGCTCGGTGGGCCGCCTCGGCGGCGCGGGCGGCGCTGCGCGCGGCGTCGGCGAGGTGCACCCCGATCACGCCGTACGCCCAGATGGCCGCGTACTCGGCGGTGAGCGCGGCGGAGAGCGCCCCGGCGGCCCGGTGGGTGTGGTACGCGGGATCACTTCAACGCCTCCACGTGGGTCGCCCGGGCGGCGGCGATCGAGCCGAGCAGCGCGGCCTGCTCGGCCGGCGCGGCCGCACACGCCTTCGCCGCGCTCTCCCGGCCGGCCTGTTCCGCCTGTCGCAGCCCGGCCAGCAGACCGGCGGGGTCCGGCGCGGCCGACGCCGTCGGGCTGCCCGTCGGCCCGCCGGAGGGCCGGGCGGCCGATCACCCGGCGCAGTTCGTCGGCGTGCGCCCGGTGCGCGTCGGCGATCGGGGTGAGCCGGTCGGCCAGGCTCGGGTCGGCGGCGATCGCGGCCCGGTACCGGGCCTCCAGCGCGCCGGACTCGGCCGCCAGGGGTTCCAGCGGGTCGGGGGTCGGTTTCCTGTCGTTGCGGTCGAAAAGATCACAGCCGGTCAGCGGCCCGGTGGCACCGCCGAGCGCCACCAGCGCGCCCACGCGCAGCAGGTTCCGCCGGGAATGTCCGGGTGCTCCGTCGCGCTGTGTCGTTCTGCCCGTCGCCACCGGACAAGTCAACACCATCCGCGCCGCCGGGTGGGGCACCGGCGTCGGTGCGCCGCCGGCTCCGCCGACCGGCCCGCGCGTTACGCTCTGCGCAACCACCGGACGCGACCGCCCCGGTGGCGTACCGGCATGGCGAGCCGACGGCCCGTGTCCACCAGGACCGTGGGGCCCGCCGACCCCGGGTGGGCAGCCAGCACGGGCCGAACGCCCGGTCGATCAGGAGAAGGGTGCGCCGACATGACGCAGCGTGGCCGAGCCACCAGGCCGACGGGGCCGTCGGGGCGACCCCGGCGGACCGAGGGCCCGCGTGGCGGCGAGCGGGTCGGCGCCCCGCGCGGCGGTGACCTCGGTGCCCGCCGGGCGCGGCTGCGCGAGGTGATCGAGCCGGTGGTCACGGCGGCCGGCTACGACCTCGAAGACCTCTCCGTCTCCCGGGCCGGCCGGCGGCACGTCGTACGCGTGATCGTGGACGCCGACGGCGGGATCAACCTGGACGGCGTCGCGGACGTCTCCCGGGCGGTCTCCGCGGCGCTGGACGCCGCCGAGGAGTCCGGTGCCGACCTGGTCGCGGGGGAGTACCAGCTGGAGGTCAGCTCCCCGGGCGTGGACCGACCGCTCACCCTGCCCCGGCACTGGCGGCGCAACGTCGGCCGGCTGGTCAAGGTGACCGTGCGCGGCGCGGCGGCCCTGCCCGAGCAGCGGGCCGCCGGGGACCGGCAGCTCACCGGCCGGGTGGTCGAGGCCGACGACGAGCGCGTGGTGCTGGAGACCGACGCCGGCCGTGCGGAACACGGTTACGCCGAGCTGGGCCCCGGCCGGGTCCAGGTCGAGTTCCACCGCCTCGACGAGATCGACGAGGCGGACGAGGCCGACGACATTGACGACATCGACGACGAAGATGATGTGGAGGACGAGGAGAGGTGAACATCGACCTCGCGGCGCTGCGCGCACTCGAGCGCGAGCGGGAGATCCCGTTCGACACGATCCTCGCGGCGATCGAGACCGCGTTGCTGACCGCCTACCGGCACACCGACGGCGCGGAGCCGCACGCCCGGGTAGAGATCGACCGCAGGACGGGTGCGGCCCTGGTCTACGCCCAGGAGTTGGACGACGACGGCACCGTGGTGCGGGAGTGGGACGACACCCCGCACGACTTCGGCCGGATCGCGGCGATGACCGCCAAGCAGGTGATCCTCCAGCGGCTGCGGGAGGCCACCGACGAGGTGCACTTCGGCGAGTACGTGGGCCGCGACGGTGACCTGGTCACCGGTGTGGTGCAGGCGCACGAGACCCGTCGGGAGAAGGGCATCGTCAGCGTCGACCTGGGCAAGCTGGAGGGCGTGCTGCCGCAGTCCGAGCAGGTCCCCGGCGAGCGGTACGAGCACGGTGAGCGGATCCGCTGCGTGGTGGTGCACGTGGCCAAGGGCATGCGCGGCCCGCAGATCACCCTCTCCCGCTCCCACCCGGCGCTGGTGAAGAAGCTCTTCGCCCTCGAGGTGCCGGAGATCGCCGACGGCACGGTCGAGATCGGCGCGATCGCCCGTGAGGCCGGTCACCGGACGAAGATCGCGGTGCGGTCCACCGCCTCCGGCGTGAACGCCAAGGGCGCCTGCATCGGCCCGATGGGTCAGCGGGTCCGGGCGGTGATGAGCGAGCTGCACGGCGAGAAGATCGACATCATCGACTGGTCGGACGACCCGGCGACCTTCGTCGGCAACGCCCTCTCGCCGGCCAAGGCGCTGCGGGTCGAGGTGGTCGACCTGGCCACCCGGACGGCCCGGGTGACCGTGCCGGACTTCCAGCTCTCCCTGGCGATCGGGCGGGAAGGGCAGAACGCCCGCCTGGCCGCCCGGTTGACCGGTTGGCGGATCGACATCCGGTCCGACGCCGAGCAGGCCGGTACGCCCGCCCGGGGCGGTGCTGATCACGTACGGGAACCGGGCGGCGCGATCTCGAGCAGCTAGGGGTAGACTTCTTCCAGTGGTACGACGCGCGCAACCGGAGCGCACCTGTGTGGGCTGCCGGAAACGAGCGCCGGCCAGCGAATTGTTGCGGATCGTCGCGATCGGCGACGGGGCGGGACATCGCCTTCGACCCGATCCGACCCGCACGTTGCCGGGTCGGGGAGCGAACATGCACCCGGATCCGGCCTGCTTCGCGCAGGCGGTGCGGCGCCGAGCCTTCGGGCGGGCGCTGCGCGTCACCGGGATCGTCGATCACGGTGAGCTGGCGGAGCACGTCGACGCGCCAACCACTACGACCGGTCAACCCGATCGGTCGAGGGTCGCTAGCAAGGTAGGACGACCGACATGAGCACACGATGAAGTCCCTGAAATGACCAGGCTTCAAGTGCACGATTGAGGTCGCTGCGGGTGCTGCCCGCACGACCTCGAAGTGAGGAGTGCAGTGGCAGGAAAGGCCCGCGTACACGAGCTCGCCAAGGAGCTCGGGGTCGAGAGCAAGACCGTTCTCGCCAAGCTCAAGGAGATGGGCGAGTTCGTCAAGTCCGCGTCGAGCACCGTCGAGGCGCCCGTCGCCCGTCGGCTGCGGGGCGCTTTCGTCGCGTCCGCCGGTGGTTCCGCGGCACCGTCCGCTCCGGCGGCGGCCGCCCCGAGCCCGGCACCGACCCCGACGCCGACCCCGACCCCGGGTGCCCCCGGGTCTCGGCCAAGCCGATGCCGCCCCGGCGGCCGGCCGCGCCGACCCTGGACCGAAGCCCAAGGGCCCGGTCCCCGGCCCGCCGCAGCCGGCGACCCCGGTCGCCAAGCCGGCGAGCGCGCACGACATCGAAGTGGCGGCCGCCGAGGCGCGTGCCGCCGCCCTCAAGGCTGAGCAGGAGGCCGCGGTCAAGGCCGCGCAGGCCGCCCGCCAGCAGCAGCGCGAGAACGTCCGACGGGAGCCCCCGACCGAGGGTGGTCCCCGTCCGGGCCCGCGTCCCGCCCGAACGCCGTGCCGCCGCGTCCGGGTACCCCGGCCGCCGGTCGTCCCGGCGCGCCGACCCCGGGTGCCCCGGTGCCCGTCCGGGCGGTCGTCCGCCGGCGCGCGCGCCGGTAACAACCCGTTCGGTATCCAGGGCGGTCAGCAGCAGCGGCCCCCGGCCGCCGGTGGTCCGCGGCCCAGCCCGGCGGGCATGCCGCCGCGGCCGAGCCCGGCCTCCATGCCGCCCCGGCCCAGCCCGGCCTCCATGCCGAGCCAGCGGCCGACCACGGGTCGCCCCGGCGGTCCCGGTGGCGGGCGTGGTGGCCCCGGTGGCGGCGCGGGTCGTCCCGGTGGCGGCGGCGGTTTCCGTGGCGGCCCCGGTGGCGGTGGCGGCGGCGGTTTCCGTGGCGGTCCCGGTGGCGGTGGCGGCCCGGCGGCGGTGGCTACCGCGGTGGCCCCGGCGGCGGCGGTGGTGCTCCGGGCGGCGGTTTCCGTCCGGGTGCTCCGGCCGGTGGCGGTGGTCGTCCCGGTGGTGGCGGTCGTGGCCGTGGCGGCGGCGCCGCGGGTGCCTTCGGGCGTCCGGGTGGTCGGCCGACGCGTGGTCGCAAGTCCAAGAAGCAGCGCAGACAGGAGTTCGACAACCTGTCGGCCCCGACCATGAGCTCGGGTGCTCCCCGGGGTCAGGGTCAGGTCGTCCGGCTCTCCCGTGGCGCCTCGCTGTCGGACTTCGCCGACAAGATCAACGCCAACCCGGGTTCGCTGGTCCAGGAGATGTTCAACCTGGGCGAGATGGTCACCGCGACCCAGTCCTGCTCCGACGAGACCCTGCTGCTGCTGGGTGAGCACCTCGGTTTCGACGTGCAGATCGTCAGCCCGGAGGACGAGGACCGCGAGCTGCTCGCGCAGTTCAACATCGACCTCGACGCCGAGGTCGCGGAGGACCGCCTGGTCAGCCGTGCGCCGGTGGTGACCGTCATGGGTCACGTCGACCACGGTAAGACCAAGCTGCTCGACGCGATCCGCAAGGCGAACGTGGTGGCCGGCGAGGCGGGTGGCATCACCCAGCACATCGGCGCCTACCAGGTCCACGTCCCGCACGAGGGCGAGGACCGGGCGGTCACCTTCATCGACACCCCGGGTCACGAGGCGTTCACCGCCATGCGTGCCCGTGGTGCCCAGGTCACGGACATCGTGATCCTGGTGGTGGCGGCCGACGACGGTGTGATGCCGCAGACCATCGAGGCGCTCAACCACGCCAAGGCGGCCGACGTGCCGATCGTGGTCGCGGTCAACAAGGTCGACAAGCCGGACGCCAACCCGGACAAGGTCCGCCAGCAGCTGACCGAGTACGGGCTGGTCGCCGAGGAGTACGGCGGCGACACCATGTTCGTCAACGTGGCCGCGAAGCCGGGCATCGGTATCGAGGAACTGCTCGAGGCCGTCCTGCTGACCGCCGACGCGTCGCTGGAGCTGACCGCTCCGATCGACGGGCCGGCGCAGGGTGTCGCGATCGAGGCGCACCTGGACAAGGGTCGCGGCGCGGTGGCGACGGTGCTGGTGCAGAAGGGCACCCTGCGGGCGGGCGACTCGATCGTCGCCGGCGGGGCCCACGGCCGGGTCCGGGCCATGCTCGACGAGAACGGCAAGCCGGTGGACGAGGCCGGGCCGGCGCGTCCGGTCATGGTGCTCGGTCTGACCGCGGTCCCGGGTGCGGGTGACACCTTCCTGGCGGCCGAGGACGACCGCACGGTGCGTCAGATCGCCGAGCAGCGGCAGGCACGGCGGCGGGCGGCGTCCTTCGCCAACTCCCGCGGCCGGGCGACCCTCGAGACGCTCATGGAGCAGCTCAAGGAGGGCGAGAAGACCTCGCTCAACCTGGTGCTCAAGGGCGACGTCTCCGGTTCCGTGGAGGCGCTCGAGGACGCGCTGTTCAACCTGGACATCCCGGAGGAGGTCCAGCTGCGGATCATCCACCGGGGCGTGGGTGCGATCACCGAGAGCGACGTCATGCTCGCGAGCG
The Micromonospora sp. R77 DNA segment above includes these coding regions:
- a CDS encoding ferritin-like domain-containing protein; translation: MWAYGVIGVHLADAARSAARAAEAAHRARRDALILQLSSGGEQVPADHAGYALPYPVTDRASALRLAVEVEERTAGFWRAALPHTTGADRDRALAALTDCALRATRWRRTAGVTPLTVAFPGRPA
- the rimP gene encoding ribosome maturation factor RimP → MTQRGRATRPTGPSGRPRRTEGPRGGERVGAPRGGDLGARRARLREVIEPVVTAAGYDLEDLSVSRAGRRHVVRVIVDADGGINLDGVADVSRAVSAALDAAEESGADLVAGEYQLEVSSPGVDRPLTLPRHWRRNVGRLVKVTVRGAAALPEQRAAGDRQLTGRVVEADDERVVLETDAGRAEHGYAELGPGRVQVEFHRLDEIDEADEADDIDDIDDEDDVEDEER
- the nusA gene encoding transcription termination factor NusA, coding for MNIDLAALRALEREREIPFDTILAAIETALLTAYRHTDGAEPHARVEIDRRTGAALVYAQELDDDGTVVREWDDTPHDFGRIAAMTAKQVILQRLREATDEVHFGEYVGRDGDLVTGVVQAHETRREKGIVSVDLGKLEGVLPQSEQVPGERYEHGERIRCVVVHVAKGMRGPQITLSRSHPALVKKLFALEVPEIADGTVEIGAIAREAGHRTKIAVRSTASGVNAKGACIGPMGQRVRAVMSELHGEKIDIIDWSDDPATFVGNALSPAKALRVEVVDLATRTARVTVPDFQLSLAIGREGQNARLAARLTGWRIDIRSDAEQAGTPARGGADHVREPGGAISSS
- a CDS encoding YlxR family protein; the encoded protein is MVRRAQPERTCVGCRKRAPASELLRIVAIGDGAGHRLRPDPTRTLPGRGANMHPDPACFAQAVRRRAFGRALRVTGIVDHGELAEHVDAPTTTTGQPDRSRVASKVGRPT